The Synechocystis sp. PCC 7509 genome includes a window with the following:
- a CDS encoding BrnT family toxin has protein sequence MNFEWDKLKNEINIDKHGFDFADAYRVFDLPIIVDLDERDDYGEDRWIGTGVLDGRVVVVVYTEPNEETTRIISLRKALSHERRRYEQYLKNRLG, from the coding sequence ATGAATTTTGAATGGGACAAGCTAAAAAACGAAATAAATATTGATAAACATGGTTTTGATTTTGCTGATGCTTATCGAGTTTTTGACTTACCAATAATAGTTGACCTTGATGAGCGTGATGATTATGGTGAAGATCGATGGATAGGAACTGGAGTACTTGATGGACGAGTTGTAGTGGTTGTATACACTGAGCCTAATGAAGAAACAACTCGGATCATCTCACTAAGAAAAGCTCTCTCACATGAAAGGAGACGTTATGAGCAATATCTCAAGAACCGATTGGGCTAG
- a CDS encoding BrnA antitoxin family protein produces the protein MTDEEIDTSDIPPLSDEFFLKAKLRMPSSLATATVAIRIDSETLAWFQSKGEKAEQHMAAALRIYAEAQKNAAVMGQSTS, from the coding sequence ATGACGGATGAGGAAATTGATACCTCCGATATTCCGCCTCTTAGCGATGAATTCTTCTTAAAAGCAAAATTGCGTATGCCTTCTTCATTGGCTACAGCTACCGTTGCTATTCGTATTGATTCTGAAACTTTGGCATGGTTTCAATCAAAGGGTGAAAAGGCAGAGCAACATATGGCTGCGGCTTTACGAATCTACGCAGAAGCACAAAAAAATGCTGCGGTTATGGGTCAATCAACCTCATAA
- a CDS encoding DUF2281 domain-containing protein, producing the protein MLRLWVNQPHKHSKVDTLSKAIFMTTHDRAIAKLQQLSEPLVQEVSDFIDFVIHKHQAKVESQPDEQLRQKWSQWFEEVERLEVISPKN; encoded by the coding sequence ATGCTGCGGTTATGGGTCAATCAACCTCATAAACATTCAAAAGTAGATACATTGTCAAAGGCAATTTTTATGACTACTCACGATCGCGCGATCGCTAAATTGCAGCAGCTTTCTGAACCCCTCGTTCAGGAAGTAAGTGATTTTATCGATTTTGTCATCCATAAACATCAAGCTAAAGTAGAGAGTCAACCTGATGAACAGCTTAGACAAAAATGGTCGCAATGGTTTGAGGAGGTGGAACGCTTAGAAGTTATTTCACCGAAAAACTAA
- the guaD gene encoding guanine deaminase yields the protein MSAQLKAFRCSFLDFVDDPFYVSELESVRYIVDGLLVIENGLVKELGDYESLQAKYVGIEITSYPGMLIMPGFIDTHVHFPQTEAIASYGEQLLEWLHKYIFPTERKFQEFAYAQKVAAIFLDELLKNGTTTALVFAAVYPESVEAFFTEAHRRNLRAIAGKVMMDRNAPDYLVDTPETSYQQSKQLIEKWHKNGRLLYAVTPRFAITSSAEQLSVASRLLDEFPDVYLHTHLSENVDEIAFVKQLFPENEGYLDVYDRAGLVTNRSIFAHGVYLTDAEFARLSEAESAIAFCPTSNLFLGSGLFKIEQAKSKEHPVKLGLGTDIGAGTSFSLLQTAGEAYKVAQLRKQKLSPFQALFLATLGGARALGLEDKIGNFETGKEADFIVIDPECTELLAFRNSEATTTLKELAAKVFTLMIVGSDRTICATYILGNLAYERPN from the coding sequence ATGTCAGCCCAGTTAAAAGCTTTCCGTTGCTCCTTTTTAGACTTTGTAGACGATCCATTTTATGTAAGCGAACTAGAGAGCGTTCGTTATATTGTGGATGGTTTATTAGTGATCGAAAATGGTTTAGTCAAAGAACTAGGCGATTATGAGAGTTTACAGGCTAAATATGTAGGAATTGAAATTACTTCCTATCCTGGAATGCTGATTATGCCAGGGTTTATAGATACTCATGTTCATTTTCCGCAGACAGAAGCGATCGCATCTTACGGCGAACAACTCCTAGAATGGCTGCATAAATATATCTTTCCCACCGAAAGAAAGTTTCAAGAATTTGCCTATGCTCAAAAAGTAGCGGCAATTTTCCTCGATGAATTACTCAAAAACGGTACAACCACAGCGTTAGTATTTGCGGCGGTTTATCCTGAATCTGTGGAAGCTTTTTTTACTGAAGCTCATCGTCGCAACTTACGGGCGATCGCAGGTAAAGTAATGATGGATAGAAACGCACCAGATTATCTCGTCGATACCCCCGAAACTTCTTACCAGCAAAGCAAGCAATTAATTGAAAAATGGCACAAAAACGGGCGGTTGCTTTACGCTGTAACTCCTCGTTTTGCTATAACTTCTAGCGCTGAACAATTAAGCGTAGCAAGTAGACTATTAGATGAATTTCCCGATGTTTATTTGCATACTCATTTATCTGAGAACGTAGACGAAATTGCTTTTGTTAAGCAGCTTTTCCCCGAAAATGAGGGTTATTTGGATGTATACGATCGCGCGGGATTAGTTACAAACCGCTCCATCTTTGCTCATGGCGTGTATTTAACTGATGCAGAATTTGCTCGATTGTCTGAAGCAGAAAGTGCGATCGCCTTTTGTCCAACTTCTAATTTATTTTTGGGTAGCGGCTTATTTAAGATAGAACAAGCCAAATCTAAGGAGCATCCCGTTAAATTAGGTTTAGGGACAGATATCGGCGCGGGTACGAGTTTTTCGTTACTGCAAACGGCTGGAGAAGCTTATAAAGTTGCTCAACTGCGAAAGCAAAAACTATCTCCTTTTCAAGCTTTATTTTTAGCTACATTAGGCGGCGCAAGAGCATTAGGATTAGAAGACAAAATCGGCAACTTTGAAACGGGGAAAGAAGCAGATTTTATTGTGATAGATCCAGAATGCACGGAGCTTTTAGCGTTTCGTAACAGTGAAGCCACAACAACCTTAAAGGAATTAGCCGCAAAAGTATTTACTTTAATGATAGTGGGAAGCGATCGCACTATTTGTGCTACTTACATTCTAGGAAATCTAGCCTACGAGCGACCTAATTAG
- the psaM gene encoding photosystem I reaction center subunit XII, which yields MSSISDIQIYAALLVALIPGVLALRLSTELYK from the coding sequence ATGTCTTCAATCTCCGACATCCAAATCTATGCAGCGCTACTTGTTGCATTAATTCCTGGCGTTTTGGCTTTGCGCTTGTCAACAGAACTTTATAAGTAA
- a CDS encoding FGGY-family carbohydrate kinase, translating into MNFYLGIDFGTSGARAVVIDEACIIRAEVEQPFEVSPPEFWVDRWKKALVNLITRLPYELRAEIRAIAINGTSSTVMLCDDGGNVLDIPLLYNDGRGIEVLERLKVIAPPNNIVLSATSSLAKLLWMSEQTFFTQGRYLLHQADYLAYLLHGKLGISDYHNALKLGYDVENLNYPTWLTDLSLMPLLPQVLAPGTPIGEVTPAVAKVLGLENDCVVCAGTTDSIAAFLASGAKKPGEAVTSLGSTLVLKLLSRTRIENSELGIYSHRLGDLWLTGGASNTGGAVLRHFFTDVELASLSSQIKANKSNLDYYPLLKKGDRFPINDPLLPPRLEPRPDSDVEFLHGLLESIARIESRGYELLQQLGADKLTCVYTAGGGAKNAVWTRIRGFYLQVQMLSSIHTAAAYGTALLAKNNY; encoded by the coding sequence ATGAATTTTTACTTGGGTATAGACTTCGGAACATCCGGCGCAAGAGCCGTTGTTATTGATGAAGCTTGTATTATTAGGGCAGAAGTTGAGCAACCTTTTGAAGTATCGCCGCCGGAATTTTGGGTTGACAGGTGGAAAAAAGCTTTAGTTAACCTCATTACACGGCTACCTTACGAATTACGTGCCGAGATTAGAGCGATCGCCATTAATGGTACTTCTTCCACCGTAATGCTTTGCGATGATGGGGGAAATGTTTTAGATATACCTTTGTTGTACAACGATGGGCGCGGAATTGAGGTATTGGAAAGATTGAAAGTGATCGCACCCCCTAATAATATTGTCCTTAGCGCCACCTCTAGCTTGGCTAAACTGCTGTGGATGAGCGAACAAACCTTTTTTACCCAAGGGCGATATTTGCTCCACCAAGCCGATTATTTGGCTTATTTATTGCACGGAAAGTTAGGAATTAGCGACTATCACAACGCTTTAAAGCTGGGTTATGACGTAGAAAATTTAAACTATCCAACTTGGCTGACAGATTTATCTTTAATGCCGTTATTGCCTCAAGTTTTAGCCCCTGGTACGCCCATAGGAGAAGTTACACCAGCCGTTGCTAAAGTTTTGGGTTTAGAGAACGATTGCGTAGTTTGTGCGGGTACAACCGATAGTATTGCGGCATTTTTGGCTAGTGGCGCTAAAAAACCTGGGGAAGCGGTGACTTCTTTAGGTTCTACTTTGGTACTTAAGCTATTAAGCCGCACTCGGATTGAAAACTCCGAGTTGGGAATTTATAGCCATCGTTTGGGGGATTTGTGGCTAACTGGCGGCGCTTCTAATACAGGTGGTGCGGTGTTGAGGCATTTTTTCACAGATGTAGAGTTAGCAAGCCTTAGCAGCCAAATTAAGGCAAATAAAAGTAACCTTGATTATTATCCCTTATTAAAAAAGGGCGATCGCTTTCCGATTAACGATCCACTCTTACCACCGCGCCTAGAACCCCGTCCAGATAGTGATGTAGAATTTTTGCATGGTTTACTTGAAAGTATTGCTCGAATTGAATCGCGGGGTTACGAGCTTTTGCAGCAATTAGGCGCGGATAAATTAACTTGCGTTTATACGGCGGGTGGTGGGGCAAAAAATGCTGTTTGGACGAGGATACGCGGATTTTATCTACAAGTACAAATGCTGTCTTCTATTCATACCGCCGCCGCTTATGGTACGGCATTGTTAGCAAAAAATAATTATTAA